In Arthrobacter citreus, a single genomic region encodes these proteins:
- a CDS encoding alpha-L-glutamate ligase, giving the protein MSKVYVIHENSEWTVHLTKRLEELGVPYEEWHLDEGTVDLSVAPPEGIFYSRMSASSHTRDHRFAAELTGQVLAWLEAHGRTVLNGTGALKLEVSKVLQYLELNKYGVKTPKTIAAVGKQNIINAAEKFAGQSFITKHNRAGKGLAVQLFHSVEALKAYVEGPTFEEPVDGITLIQEYILSPESYITRCEFVGGNFVYAVKVDTSEGFELCPADACQIGDLFCPVGEEVEEKPKFQVIEGFDEEILTKYKEVLANNSIQIAGIEFIRNAEGEIYTYDINTNTNYNSDAEEKAGKFGMLEAALYLKKTLEENYTNVNA; this is encoded by the coding sequence ATGAGCAAAGTATACGTTATACATGAAAATAGTGAATGGACAGTACATTTAACAAAAAGATTAGAGGAGCTAGGTGTTCCTTATGAAGAATGGCATCTAGATGAAGGAACGGTTGATTTATCAGTAGCACCTCCAGAAGGAATCTTCTACAGTCGAATGAGCGCTTCTTCTCATACACGTGATCATCGTTTTGCAGCAGAATTAACAGGGCAAGTATTAGCTTGGCTTGAGGCACATGGGCGTACGGTATTAAATGGAACAGGCGCTTTAAAGCTAGAAGTTAGTAAGGTTTTACAATACTTAGAATTAAATAAATATGGTGTAAAGACGCCAAAAACAATTGCAGCTGTTGGAAAACAAAATATTATTAACGCGGCTGAAAAATTTGCAGGACAGTCATTTATCACAAAGCATAATCGTGCTGGTAAAGGATTAGCTGTTCAATTATTCCATAGTGTAGAAGCATTAAAAGCTTATGTGGAAGGGCCTACTTTCGAAGAGCCAGTCGATGGCATTACACTTATTCAAGAATACATTCTATCCCCAGAAAGCTACATCACTCGTTGTGAGTTTGTAGGTGGAAACTTTGTTTATGCTGTTAAAGTTGATACTTCAGAAGGATTTGAACTTTGTCCAGCAGACGCATGCCAAATTGGAGATTTATTCTGTCCAGTAGGTGAAGAAGTAGAAGAAAAACCTAAGTTCCAAGTCATTGAAGGATTTGATGAGGAAATTTTAACTAAATATAAAGAAGTTCTAGCTAACAACAGTATCCAGATTGCTGGAATCGAATTTATAAGAAATGCTGAAGGTGAAATTTATACTTACGATATTAATACAAACACGAACTATAATTCTGATGCAGAAGAAAAAGCAGGGAAATTTGGTATGCTCGAAGCAGCTTTATATTTAAAGAAAACGTTGGAAGAAAATTATACTAACGTAAATGCTTAA
- a CDS encoding Ger(x)C family spore germination protein, with protein MKKSRYIPFLLVFFLTGCWDQHSLKDSALVLSIALDQAPKNKIKTTALIRTSVSKGGETEAINYIAKEEGYSVRDARHKIDYQIPGNFSANKLLVMLLGEDLAKNNLYPYFDNFFRYIRSSLTSRVVIVQGQASSILEMKTYKDILIGESLLEMIESAENLSLIPKETQESIYKKMDDPGYDLVLPYLEKTDDETLKIKGVGLLQNNKFTGKILDEYQSKLLLLMQDKKGTAMSFSEQINENKEVVSFKVKNENRSLKTKIVNGQPEVNIDIQIKIDLNEYTGGNLASDKKKKEIEEKITRKMEDEMKEVINILQEANCDALGIGRHLMAYHSKTWEKLNWEKEYSKVPFKITNKVIMTTRGIMF; from the coding sequence ATGAAAAAATCCCGTTACATTCCTTTTTTATTAGTCTTTTTTTTAACAGGGTGTTGGGATCAGCACTCACTAAAAGACTCTGCTCTAGTATTAAGTATTGCTTTGGATCAGGCTCCTAAAAATAAAATTAAAACAACTGCACTTATTAGAACTAGTGTTTCTAAAGGTGGTGAAACTGAAGCAATCAATTACATTGCAAAAGAGGAAGGCTATTCAGTAAGAGATGCACGACATAAAATTGATTATCAAATACCAGGGAACTTTTCTGCCAACAAATTATTAGTTATGCTACTTGGCGAAGACCTTGCGAAAAACAATTTGTATCCCTACTTTGATAATTTTTTTCGATATATTAGAAGCTCACTTACCTCGCGTGTAGTTATTGTACAGGGTCAGGCATCCAGTATTTTAGAAATGAAAACTTACAAGGATATATTGATCGGCGAATCACTTTTAGAAATGATTGAAAGTGCCGAAAATCTTTCCTTAATCCCAAAGGAGACTCAAGAATCGATTTATAAAAAAATGGATGATCCAGGTTATGATTTAGTCCTACCCTATTTAGAAAAAACAGATGACGAAACACTTAAGATTAAAGGTGTAGGTCTTTTACAAAATAATAAATTCACTGGAAAAATACTCGATGAATACCAGTCCAAATTACTTTTATTAATGCAAGACAAAAAAGGCACAGCAATGAGCTTTTCTGAACAAATTAATGAGAATAAAGAGGTTGTCTCATTTAAAGTAAAAAACGAAAACAGAAGCCTCAAAACGAAAATTGTAAACGGTCAACCTGAGGTCAACATTGATATACAAATTAAGATTGATCTAAATGAATACACTGGTGGAAATTTAGCTAGTGATAAAAAGAAAAAAGAAATTGAAGAAAAAATTACTAGGAAAATGGAAGATGAAATGAAAGAAGTAATAAACATTCTTCAAGAAGCAAATTGTGATGCATTAGGAATTGGCAGGCATTTAATGGCATATCATTCAAAAACATGGGAGAAGTTAAATTGGGAAAAAGAATATTCAAAGGTTCCTTTTAAGATCACTAATAAAGTAATTATGACCACACGCGGCATTATGTTTTGA
- a CDS encoding aldo/keto reductase: MEYTKLGNTGLEVSRLCLGCMGFGDANRWIHPWVIDEESSRTIIKKALDLGINFFDTANVYSDGTSEEFVGRALKDYANRDEIVLATKVYFPMHQGANGSGLSRKHIMSEIDKSLKRLGTDYVDLYQIHRWDYHTPIEETMEALHDLVKAGKVRYIGASAMYAWQFLKALHVAEKNGWTRFVTMQNHLNLIYREEEREMLPLCKEEKIGVIPYSPLASGRLTRDWSNTTLRSETDETQKSKYGATENTDRLVVERVAEIAEKQGVSKSQIALAWLLQKQPVTAPIIGATKISHLEDSVVALSVKLTAEEVAYLEEPYVPHPVVGALAIN, encoded by the coding sequence ATGGAATATACAAAACTTGGAAATACAGGATTAGAAGTATCTAGACTTTGCCTTGGTTGTATGGGGTTTGGAGATGCAAATCGTTGGATCCATCCATGGGTTATTGATGAAGAAAGCAGCCGGACAATCATAAAAAAAGCACTTGATTTAGGAATTAATTTTTTTGATACAGCGAACGTATATTCAGACGGAACTAGTGAAGAGTTTGTAGGTCGAGCCTTAAAAGATTATGCAAATAGAGACGAAATCGTTCTTGCAACGAAAGTTTATTTTCCTATGCATCAAGGTGCTAACGGCTCAGGACTTTCCCGAAAGCATATTATGAGCGAAATTGATAAAAGTCTTAAGCGTCTAGGAACAGATTATGTGGATTTATACCAAATCCATCGTTGGGATTATCATACTCCAATTGAAGAAACAATGGAGGCACTGCATGATTTAGTGAAGGCTGGAAAGGTAAGATATATCGGTGCTTCTGCTATGTATGCATGGCAATTCTTGAAAGCTTTACATGTCGCTGAAAAAAATGGTTGGACTAGATTTGTAACAATGCAAAATCATCTTAACCTTATATACCGCGAAGAGGAAAGAGAGATGCTACCTCTTTGTAAAGAAGAAAAAATTGGTGTAATTCCATATAGTCCTCTTGCTTCAGGTAGATTAACACGTGATTGGTCTAATACGACACTAAGATCTGAAACGGATGAAACTCAGAAATCTAAATATGGAGCTACTGAAAATACTGACAGACTTGTAGTAGAGCGAGTTGCAGAAATCGCCGAAAAACAAGGCGTATCAAAATCACAAATCGCACTTGCCTGGTTACTACAGAAGCAACCAGTTACTGCTCCAATTATTGGTGCCACTAAAATTTCTCATTTAGAAGATTCAGTGGTGGCTTTATCGGTTAAGTTAACAGCAGAAGAAGTTGCTTATTTGGAAGAGCCTTATGTTCCACATCCGGTAGTCGGTGCTTTAGCTATTAATTAA
- a CDS encoding MerR family transcriptional regulator, with product MKTYSIGEVAKELKLTVYTLRYYDKEGLMPFVKRTTSGIRVFKESDIEALKIIECLKSTGMPIKEIKNFIEWCSDGDSTLQLRYDLFMERKANVEAQMEELKKTMEIIEYKCSYYQIALEAGTENILKNNKKNFELSVTKSPSPIHK from the coding sequence TTGAAAACATATTCAATCGGGGAAGTAGCAAAAGAATTGAAACTTACTGTATATACTTTGCGATACTATGACAAAGAAGGGCTTATGCCTTTTGTGAAACGGACAACCAGTGGTATACGAGTTTTTAAAGAATCTGATATAGAGGCGTTAAAAATAATTGAGTGTCTGAAATCTACAGGGATGCCAATAAAGGAAATTAAAAATTTCATAGAATGGTGTTCTGACGGAGATTCCACATTACAACTAAGATATGACTTGTTTATGGAAAGAAAAGCGAATGTAGAGGCACAGATGGAAGAATTAAAAAAAACAATGGAAATCATCGAGTACAAATGTTCATATTATCAAATTGCTTTAGAAGCAGGAACGGAAAATATTTTAAAAAACAATAAAAAAAACTTTGAATTGTCAGTAACCAAAAGCCCCTCACCGATTCATAAATGA
- a CDS encoding histidine phosphatase family protein, with amino-acid sequence MKKTLYLMRHGQTLFNSRRKIQGWCDSPLTELGIKQAETAGAYFKDNNIVFDHAYCSTSERASDTLELVTDLPYTRLKGLKEWNFGTFEGESEDLNPQLPYGDFFVQFGGEDQKDLQIRIATTCQKIMEEDNEVVLAVSHGAACRNFMRYWEHTSSISQQVRIGNCCILKFEYEKKEFKLVEIINHNLSDIVQV; translated from the coding sequence ATGAAAAAGACTTTGTATCTAATGAGGCATGGGCAAACATTATTTAATAGTAGAAGGAAAATTCAAGGTTGGTGCGATTCACCACTTACAGAGTTAGGAATTAAACAAGCAGAGACTGCTGGTGCATACTTTAAAGACAATAATATTGTTTTTGATCACGCCTATTGCTCTACATCTGAAAGAGCAAGTGATACGTTAGAGCTTGTGACGGATTTGCCGTATACGAGATTAAAAGGATTAAAGGAATGGAACTTTGGAACGTTTGAAGGTGAAAGTGAAGATTTAAATCCACAGTTACCATACGGTGACTTCTTTGTTCAGTTTGGCGGGGAAGATCAAAAAGACCTCCAAATAAGAATTGCTACTACTTGCCAAAAAATAATGGAAGAGGATAACGAAGTAGTTTTAGCGGTATCTCATGGAGCGGCTTGTAGAAATTTTATGAGATATTGGGAGCATACTAGTTCAATTTCACAACAAGTAAGAATCGGGAATTGTTGCATTTTGAAATTTGAATATGAGAAAAAAGAATTTAAATTAGTAGAGATTATTAATCATAATTTAAGCGATATAGTCCAAGTATAG
- a CDS encoding endospore germination permease, producing the protein MIIHKKETITSFQLFFYMVIAQLNMGIFIIPMILYKYGKHDGWISILVSCFFSICLVILYSFIHKRFPNLTIYEICKLFFGKWIGGLLIISYILYFIYISFLINQFYLSSFSKWVFPNTPYWGILLLLLVIGVYLGKESLRTMTRLFQLTFWAIFIIFLFSLDAYQSIDWKYLLPIGQVNSLDILNGSYHTIFLSAGFECLLVVYPFVKDHHRKTIKSTVFSVLFVTIIYLFIVILCIGFFSPKEMKLIPEPTIYLFKTLTFFQELERLDLLFLSIWFVVIASSYVVYLFLASVGISNLLNLHKNQSLPIFTICLIIFLGGNFLPVSRDFMQKLLTIFSFASVCFLIVIPLLILCISLLFKIKSKEVKVI; encoded by the coding sequence ATGATAATTCATAAAAAAGAAACGATTACATCCTTTCAATTATTTTTTTATATGGTAATCGCACAATTAAATATGGGCATTTTCATTATACCGATGATTCTCTATAAATATGGTAAACATGATGGATGGATCTCCATACTAGTTTCTTGCTTTTTTTCAATCTGTCTAGTCATTCTTTACTCGTTTATTCATAAGCGTTTTCCTAATTTGACCATTTATGAAATTTGTAAACTTTTCTTTGGCAAATGGATTGGTGGATTATTGATTATTAGTTATATTTTGTATTTTATTTATATAAGTTTTCTTATTAATCAATTTTACCTAAGTAGTTTTTCTAAATGGGTCTTTCCAAATACACCTTATTGGGGCATCTTACTTCTATTATTAGTAATTGGTGTCTACTTAGGGAAAGAAAGTTTACGTACCATGACTCGCCTCTTCCAGTTAACATTTTGGGCTATTTTTATTATTTTCTTATTTAGTCTAGACGCATATCAAAGTATAGATTGGAAGTATTTATTACCGATTGGCCAAGTGAATTCTCTTGATATCTTAAATGGAAGCTATCATACTATTTTTTTGTCAGCTGGATTTGAATGCCTATTGGTTGTCTATCCATTTGTTAAGGATCACCACAGAAAAACAATTAAAAGTACAGTGTTCTCTGTATTATTTGTCACAATTATTTATCTATTTATTGTCATTTTATGTATTGGATTCTTCAGTCCAAAAGAAATGAAGCTAATACCGGAACCAACGATTTATTTATTTAAAACATTAACTTTCTTCCAAGAATTAGAGCGACTTGATTTATTATTCCTATCAATTTGGTTTGTTGTAATTGCTTCATCATATGTAGTTTATTTATTTTTAGCGAGTGTTGGCATATCAAATTTATTAAACTTACATAAAAATCAATCTCTACCTATCTTTACGATTTGCTTGATCATCTTTCTAGGTGGAAATTTTCTACCAGTTTCTAGAGATTTTATGCAAAAACTTTTAACTATTTTTTCGTTTGCTAGTGTCTGTTTTTTAATTGTGATTCCTCTTTTAATATTATGTATTTCCCTTCTTTTTAAAATCAAAAGTAAGGAAGTTAAAGTTATATGA
- a CDS encoding S8 family serine peptidase, translated as MKILNIRHVLTSTIITSLLFSTGVHYKVIAETKSQNNEKDVRKMLLNLTDEQRKALKDLDASPGFVISPNINQDSSELVKVIVEFNQAPAKVEVLKQALKGKELSLSSAKNQQESVHSKFKSEWAKVKSQNERKVEKMNDAKITREFDNAFNGVAMTLPGTAVSQLLSTGVVKRIWEDTSVKLDDPKEADEMQTSTPTKVDDSLPQIGADKLHEENITGKGVKVGVIDTGIDYNHPDLKGIFKGGYDFVDNDSDPMETTYKDWKASGKPETDTTGNSYYTFHGTHVSGSIGAQKTNNSPSAVMGVAPDVDLYVYRVLGPYGSGTNDAVIAGIDKAVKDGMDVINLSLGSSVNDPLNPTSIAINNAMLAGTVACVAAGNAGPDEKTLGAPGAAALAITVGASDVSLTIPTYNASAGDQKFTSMQLLAENYTDKLEELQNTTLPIVDVGLGAKSDYTNKDVAGKVALIQRGTYTLDEKVQNAKAAGAKAAILYNNVDGNIDVYIGEGPNYIPTFRISKADGELLKGQKEIKFETLGSVKSEGDHLADFSSRGPAEGTDDIKPDVVGPGVAIFSTLPEYMNDKQDGTNYDMAYGRLSGTSMATPHVAGAAALILQAHPDYTPFEVKEALMNTADKMNGDYAVNEVGTGRIDVYEAVHSDILLKVKDKTMNEQDGNLVEIDEETGSIAFGTHYVGEAKKIEDSRKVVIENHNKQESKKYDVSVELSSAKGDVQDAVKNGVQLKVPSTVSVEAGKSAEINPTISIPKNAAFGRYEGFIRFVNSKNKEENYQIPFSISLRDKGFDYMRLGRPMISNNPDNQHPYWTPYTTVYFKLSSPLKTIDVLVKDGKTGEPIGIVGSMNADNLLTDRDYYINALFTGEVYLFTNDKNHPISDEKKKLPEGDYLFEMIGYDELGKSYSKDAIVMIDNTPPKVELSMKPGLYEVNDSMFTTEPGIDGPAIWVHGNIYDSTVDVLKQKGVNIDQSTNGVLWWEYNFYNYYLLTIDKDGNFRMPATKSELDKMSYIDSNLFAFDDATASDGYPQGIKNYKFIKEGTEYTVPTYNKDKLRLGDEITMTLNINNIKQFASGEYTVPFYKDNFTLQNVKINDNFQKYANEKGVKVNLTAPVLSSGAVKVGASIDQGDLIIDKDLPFIDVTFKLTNDKLYSKTGYLFDVTSFKYKKTSNATATTLIRGFKDKSFNVLPNQSIVNGNIMSEAFMKNGQLDPTIDFSKIGAKVYAQDVNGKTYNASSITPNGYFTIDNIPLSDKAYDIYVKVPGHLTSKLTTKINRDINGDSAGVQMLAHLDENHAGDVNKDEVIDVMDAIYLQVYWGTNKRDADINNDGVVDEKDMAFVENNYLMRNTSIGNSPTPKKKYKSQTLESIKKELGIN; from the coding sequence ATGAAAATACTAAATATTAGACATGTACTAACTAGTACAATCATCACTAGTTTATTATTTTCTACAGGAGTTCATTATAAGGTAATTGCTGAAACTAAAAGTCAGAATAATGAAAAAGATGTTAGAAAAATGTTATTAAACTTAACGGATGAACAACGGAAGGCATTAAAAGATCTCGACGCTTCTCCTGGATTCGTTATTTCTCCTAATATTAACCAGGATAGTTCAGAGTTAGTAAAAGTTATTGTTGAGTTTAATCAGGCTCCTGCAAAGGTAGAAGTTTTAAAACAAGCATTGAAAGGGAAAGAATTGTCGCTTTCTTCCGCAAAAAATCAACAGGAAAGTGTTCATTCTAAATTTAAATCTGAGTGGGCAAAAGTAAAGAGTCAGAATGAGCGGAAAGTAGAAAAAATGAATGACGCTAAGATCACAAGAGAGTTCGATAATGCTTTCAATGGTGTAGCGATGACATTGCCTGGAACAGCTGTTTCTCAACTACTAAGTACGGGTGTTGTTAAACGAATTTGGGAAGATACATCAGTGAAGCTTGATGATCCAAAAGAGGCTGATGAAATGCAAACATCTACACCAACTAAAGTAGATGATAGCCTTCCACAAATCGGTGCGGACAAGCTTCATGAAGAGAACATTACTGGTAAAGGAGTTAAAGTAGGAGTAATTGATACAGGTATTGACTACAACCATCCTGATTTAAAAGGAATTTTTAAAGGCGGTTACGATTTTGTTGATAATGACTCGGATCCAATGGAGACAACGTATAAAGATTGGAAGGCTTCTGGAAAGCCAGAAACCGATACAACTGGTAATAGTTATTATACTTTCCATGGAACACACGTATCAGGATCTATTGGAGCGCAAAAAACAAACAACTCACCTTCTGCAGTAATGGGAGTCGCTCCTGACGTTGATCTATATGTGTACAGAGTATTAGGACCGTATGGTAGTGGGACAAATGATGCAGTTATTGCAGGGATTGATAAGGCTGTTAAAGATGGAATGGATGTTATTAACTTATCGTTAGGTTCAAGTGTTAACGACCCACTTAATCCGACATCGATTGCGATTAACAATGCGATGCTTGCAGGTACTGTTGCATGCGTTGCTGCTGGAAATGCGGGTCCTGATGAAAAAACACTTGGTGCTCCTGGAGCAGCTGCCTTAGCAATAACGGTTGGGGCAAGCGATGTGTCGCTTACAATTCCAACATATAATGCAAGTGCTGGAGATCAAAAGTTTACTAGTATGCAGTTATTAGCTGAAAATTATACAGATAAATTAGAAGAACTTCAGAATACGACTTTACCGATTGTTGATGTAGGATTAGGAGCAAAAAGCGATTATACAAATAAAGATGTAGCAGGTAAGGTAGCACTGATCCAGCGCGGAACCTATACTTTAGATGAAAAAGTACAAAATGCGAAAGCAGCTGGTGCAAAAGCAGCCATTTTATATAACAATGTTGATGGAAATATAGATGTCTATATTGGTGAGGGACCGAATTACATTCCAACCTTCCGCATCTCTAAAGCTGACGGAGAACTTTTAAAAGGACAAAAAGAAATTAAATTCGAAACATTAGGTAGCGTAAAATCAGAAGGAGATCACCTAGCTGATTTTAGTTCAAGAGGTCCAGCAGAAGGAACTGATGACATTAAACCAGATGTCGTAGGACCTGGTGTAGCGATATTCTCTACACTTCCTGAATACATGAATGATAAACAGGACGGGACGAATTACGATATGGCATATGGTCGTCTTTCAGGAACATCAATGGCTACTCCACACGTAGCTGGAGCTGCAGCTTTAATCTTGCAGGCACATCCTGATTATACACCTTTTGAAGTAAAAGAAGCATTAATGAATACAGCAGATAAAATGAATGGGGATTATGCTGTTAATGAAGTTGGGACAGGTAGAATTGATGTATATGAGGCAGTCCACTCTGATATATTACTAAAAGTTAAGGACAAAACGATGAATGAACAAGACGGCAATTTAGTCGAAATTGATGAAGAAACAGGTTCAATTGCTTTTGGAACTCACTATGTAGGAGAAGCTAAGAAAATTGAAGACAGTCGAAAAGTTGTCATTGAGAATCACAATAAACAAGAGTCAAAGAAGTACGACGTTAGTGTTGAGTTATCGAGTGCAAAAGGCGATGTTCAAGATGCAGTCAAAAATGGAGTGCAATTAAAGGTACCAAGTACAGTGTCGGTAGAAGCAGGAAAATCTGCAGAAATTAATCCGACGATTTCTATACCTAAAAATGCGGCATTCGGAAGGTATGAAGGATTTATACGTTTTGTCAATTCAAAGAATAAAGAAGAAAACTATCAAATTCCATTTTCAATTAGTTTAAGAGATAAAGGGTTTGATTATATGAGATTGGGAAGACCAATGATTTCCAACAATCCAGATAATCAACATCCGTATTGGACGCCATATACAACTGTCTATTTCAAATTGTCAAGCCCATTAAAAACGATTGATGTATTGGTAAAAGATGGAAAAACAGGTGAGCCAATTGGAATTGTAGGAAGTATGAATGCAGATAACTTATTAACAGATAGGGATTATTACATTAATGCACTATTTACTGGTGAAGTTTATTTGTTCACAAATGATAAAAATCACCCAATTTCCGATGAAAAGAAGAAACTACCGGAAGGAGATTATCTTTTTGAAATGATTGGGTATGATGAACTAGGTAAATCGTACAGTAAGGATGCGATTGTAATGATTGACAATACGCCTCCAAAAGTAGAGTTATCGATGAAACCTGGTCTATACGAAGTAAATGATTCAATGTTTACGACTGAACCAGGTATAGATGGTCCTGCAATATGGGTACATGGAAACATTTACGATTCAACGGTTGATGTACTCAAACAGAAAGGTGTAAATATTGATCAATCTACTAATGGTGTACTTTGGTGGGAGTATAACTTCTATAACTATTATTTACTTACGATTGATAAAGATGGCAATTTTAGAATGCCTGCAACAAAGAGTGAATTAGACAAAATGAGTTACATCGATTCCAACCTTTTTGCCTTTGATGATGCAACGGCATCTGATGGCTATCCACAAGGCATTAAGAACTATAAGTTCATAAAAGAGGGGACTGAATATACAGTACCAACCTATAATAAAGATAAGCTCCGACTTGGTGATGAAATAACAATGACATTGAATATAAACAATATAAAACAATTCGCTTCCGGAGAGTACACTGTGCCTTTTTATAAAGACAACTTTACATTACAAAATGTTAAAATTAACGACAATTTTCAAAAATATGCCAACGAAAAAGGTGTGAAAGTTAATTTAACAGCACCTGTATTAAGTTCAGGAGCTGTTAAAGTAGGAGCCTCCATTGATCAAGGAGATTTAATTATTGATAAAGATTTACCTTTTATAGATGTCACGTTTAAATTGACAAATGATAAACTTTATTCAAAGACCGGCTATTTATTTGATGTAACATCATTTAAATATAAGAAAACATCAAATGCTACGGCAACTACATTAATTCGCGGTTTTAAAGATAAATCGTTTAATGTTTTACCAAATCAATCAATTGTAAATGGAAATATTATGTCGGAAGCTTTCATGAAAAATGGTCAGCTTGATCCGACGATTGATTTCTCAAAGATTGGAGCAAAAGTTTACGCTCAAGATGTAAATGGTAAAACATATAATGCGTCGAGTATTACTCCAAATGGATACTTTACGATTGATAACATACCTTTATCTGATAAAGCTTATGACATATATGTGAAAGTGCCAGGTCATCTTACAAGTAAATTAACTACGAAAATAAATAGAGACATCAATGGCGATTCTGCTGGGGTACAAATGTTAGCACATTTGGATGAAAACCATGCAGGTGATGTAAATAAAGACGAAGTGATTGATGTAATGGATGCAATCTATTTACAAGTTTATTGGGGTACAAATAAACGAGATGCAGACATTAACAATGATGGTGTAGTTGATGAAAAAGATATGGCATTTGTGGAGAATAATTACTTAATGCGAAATACTTCAATTGGAAATTCACCAACACCTAAAAAGAAATATAAATCACAAACTTTAGAAAGTATTAAGAAGGAACTGGGAATAAATTAA
- a CDS encoding LLM class flavin-dependent oxidoreductase has product MKYGFWLPIFGGWLRNVDDEKMPPTFDYAKEVIQSAEKWGYSTTLIAELYLNDIKGPEHDSLEAWSTAAALAAVTEKIEIMTAIRPGFHNPAVTAKMAANIDQISNGRFTLNVVSAWWAEEARQYGGIFTEHDERYARTEEFIDVLKGLWTEETFNYSGQFYDLKETKLAPKPVQRPNPLLYAGGESEKGKQTIAEKCDAYVMHGGTVEEIARKINDMRVRREQTTNAPFSSFGMAAYVICRDTEEEAFAELEKITSVKESSGYAGFKDFTTKSQLEQQIQLQDYSVSNRGLRPNLVGTPEQIADRILQYEEVGLDLLLLQFSPQLEEMERFSRQVMPLVEQKRSLINS; this is encoded by the coding sequence ATGAAATATGGTTTTTGGTTACCGATTTTTGGAGGATGGTTAAGAAATGTGGACGACGAAAAGATGCCACCAACCTTTGATTATGCTAAAGAAGTTATTCAATCAGCAGAAAAATGGGGTTACTCAACTACTTTAATAGCTGAATTATATTTAAATGATATAAAAGGACCAGAACATGATTCACTTGAAGCTTGGTCGACTGCAGCTGCTCTAGCAGCAGTGACGGAAAAAATTGAAATTATGACAGCAATACGCCCTGGTTTTCATAATCCAGCTGTAACAGCGAAAATGGCAGCAAATATCGATCAAATCAGTAATGGCCGTTTTACGTTAAACGTAGTTTCTGCTTGGTGGGCAGAAGAAGCGCGTCAATACGGTGGCATTTTTACAGAGCACGATGAGCGTTATGCGCGAACTGAAGAGTTTATTGATGTTCTAAAAGGGTTATGGACAGAAGAAACCTTCAATTATTCTGGCCAATTTTATGATTTAAAAGAAACGAAGCTTGCTCCAAAACCTGTTCAAAGACCTAATCCACTTCTCTATGCTGGAGGTGAAAGTGAAAAAGGTAAGCAAACAATTGCTGAAAAATGTGATGCTTATGTGATGCATGGTGGAACAGTTGAAGAGATTGCTCGAAAAATAAATGATATGAGAGTTCGCCGCGAACAAACTACTAATGCACCATTTAGTTCTTTCGGTATGGCTGCTTATGTTATTTGCCGCGATACAGAAGAAGAAGCTTTTGCAGAGCTTGAAAAAATAACATCCGTAAAGGAATCTAGCGGTTATGCAGGGTTTAAAGATTTCACAACAAAATCACAATTAGAGCAACAAATACAATTACAAGATTATTCGGTTTCAAATCGAGGGTTACGACCAAACTTAGTTGGAACCCCTGAACAAATTGCAGATCGAATTTTACAATACGAAGAAGTGGGCTTAGACTTACTATTATTACAATTCTCTCCTCAACTAGAGGAAATGGAACGCTTTTCTAGGCAAGTTATGCCTTTAGTAGAACAAAAACGTAGTTTAATAAATAGCTAG